The following nucleotide sequence is from Cucumis melo cultivar AY chromosome 1, USDA_Cmelo_AY_1.0, whole genome shotgun sequence.
GGAAGAGGAGGACTGTTCTACAGACTGAGGGATCCTTCCCGGCCTTGGTAAATAGACTCTTAGTAACTAAGTCCGAATCGCTCGAGTTCTCCCCTGTGGAAAATGCAATCGGAATGATCGAAACTAGAACTGCTGCTCTGCGGAATGAACTGGAAGAGCCTCGCAGTTCTGAGGGCGACCAACTTCCACGACTCCAGAGTCTTCAGAGAATACTCCAAGGCAGCGTCGCAGTTCAAGTGAGTTTCTTAATTTCTGTTGTAATTTTATGCCCACCGATTGAATTTTAAGAACGCTAATGTAATTCTCTATGAATCCAGGTTAACAGTGGAGTCTTGAGCGTGTGCACTGCATTCTTGTCTGGTGAGCCGGCTACAAGGTTGCGGTCGCAAGAGTTGCAGCAACTCATTGCTGCACTTCTCGAATTTATGGCTGTATGTAAGCGTGCTATTCGAGTTCATTTTAGATTAATTGGAGAGGAAGACCAGGAGTTCCACACCCAACTAGTGAATGGATTTCAGTCTCTCACCGCCGAACTATCGCATTACATTCCCGCTATTCTATCCGAATTGTAAGCATGGTGTGAATAACcactttttctttcctttcttttgttGCCCTCATCTTTTGGGTTTCATGTAGTAACTAAGTCTTACGGTTTTCATCATTGATGTTGTGTAGTCTGCAGCAGCATTGTATTATTgtatatacaatttttttttaagtagcATCGAGATTTTATTGTATAAATGTGGTGTGTGCTAATCGGTTTAAAAAAGGACCAGTTAATTAATCAGTTGTTTGTTCGTATGCATATTCTTGAAATCTAAATTTCCTATTTGTGCTTGAGCGTacataaaggaaaaaaaacacatTTAAGATAAGATGAACCAGACTCTCCTTTCTACAATCTCTGAGAACCAATTTCATAGTATCCATCCCGATCCTTGCAATTACAGGTATAGTAAGTATATAAATATGCGTTCAAGCGTTACATAATGTGGAATCAAATTTCCTATTCCCAGTTAGATTCAACTTTCCGGTGGACAGAAATTTGGATTCCTTGAATAATACCTAAAAAGGGCACATTCAGTACTAACAATCAAATCATCTAAATTTATTGGTTACATTCTCCATCACAGCTTGCTTTTTGGAGCACCAACAGGTGAATTTCTAGACCTCTTTTCGACTACTCGTGACAACTGCTTAACAGCATCCTTTGGCAACCGACGTGGTGAGCTCAACCACATACCTCCATCAGCAATGATGGTCGTTCCATTCACGTATTTACCTTCAAAGTAGATGCAATGTTTGATATTAAATTACTAAAGATTAACCTTCTGCAGTTCCAACAATCGACTCCAAAGTGTTTTAGATCCTACAACAATTACATTTTACactcaatttctttttcaaagatGGTCTGGTTATCCAACTGCCATGATGTTAAATGTTTTACAACTCTATTTTCAGATGCTGACAGAATATCTCTTCAATTTTTAGAAACCGTAAGTAATATCAAATTTCTTAAGTTAACGTTAGCACACAATCATTCAACGGCCCTTCATAACTATAGATGTTTAGAGATTACTTAACAGGGTTGTTGAAAGTTGTTAAaaagatcaacctaaacgagaTCATGTTGAGGGAATGTACATTTTACTTCTCATTTTTAAAATGAAAGATGTTTGTGTATAACATGTCCCAATGGGAAAACCTAGTGTATGGCCTGAATTAATGATCTGTTCCTCTATATGTTAAATGTTAGATCATATGCTAAAAAGTAATGGTTAAAGTTTCTAAACATACAGATTAACATCCAAACTAGTGtagaaaattaagaaatattGCATGAATAAGGAAAGGGAAACACCTGCATCCGAGGAAAGGTAAAGAGCAGCCATAGCAATATCCCATTTTTCTCCTATTCTGTACAAAGGCATATCTTCCCTTATTTTGCTATTTATCTCTTCAGGTGCGAGTTTACTCAGACCAGGAGTCCCCTGGATGGGTCCAGGTGCAATGCCATTTACCCTAATATCATGATCAGCTCCCCACTCCAGAGCTAAATTTCTTGTAATAGCGTCCACAGCTGCCTGTTAGAGagaaaattctaagaaatttCTTCCAACCAAAAAACAGAAAACTCTAACCTTCAGATATTATCACAACTAACCTTGGCTGCAGATACATGAATTTGATACCATGCAGCTGTGTAGTGCAAAGTTGCActaatattaataattgttCCGCCGGTAAGTGAATTCCTTCCAGGTCCACCTTTCTTGAGATATTTGAGGGCTTGATGGCACATTGTGAATGTGCCAACTGAATCAATATCCATAACTGCAGGGGATTGTTAAAATCAAGTGCAAGTAAATAGAATGTGGCACTTCATGAAAAGCGTGTTCAAGCAATAAGCCCCATCGCGTATAATGTAGTAATAATTCTTTACTGGTACGAATCTAACATAATCACCAAACGTCTTGTACATAACAGAATGCAACtctattaaaataatttgattAACTTTGAAAGACAAACACAAGGTAGTTACACTTTCAACTTTGTGTATTGTAGTTTGTAGCAAAAAGAataagatggacaaaatggccAAAAGTTCCCTTGGAACAATATCATCAAGCCCgagatttaaattttaataataacgTATTTATAACATGCAAGCCTTTCTACTTCTATGTTCTCCTTTCAGTTCAATAAAAATTAGATGAGTTATGATAGGTGGAATTCAATAATTCATAAACTTCTAGAGTGAATGTGCGTTCAAATTAGTATAGTTCCCAAGTTTTCTAAAAAAGGTTGAAGATAAATCACCTGTCAGGAGTATCCAACAAACACAAAATGCTTCAaacaaatatttgttttttttttctttttttttttttttgcatgatCCCTATGGACTGATATCAATTAAAAGCAAGGTACCATGATTATTGAAGGTAGCAATAGAATGCCAACAGAACCTGTTCGAAATCCATTTGGAGACAAATCTTCTGCTGATACCAGAAAGTTCCCAGCTGCTGCATTCACAAGAATGTCCAGACTACCAAGATTATTGAAAGTAGACTCCACTACACTACTTGCGTCTTCTTGTTTACGAACATCACCTTCAAATCCAAATGCCTGCAATGGACAGTAAACAAACAACAGGTTTCAGATCAGAATCAAGTTCAGATTTTTGAAAGCATGACATGAGTGAATTATACATATTAGTAAGAGTCCGCCTACACATACATGTGTGGCATACTCAAATTAAAAGAGTCCGCCTACACATCATGTGAAGTATACACAAATTACAAGCCTATGTA
It contains:
- the LOC103489636 gene encoding peroxisomal 2,4-dienoyl-CoA reductase [(3E)-enoyl-CoA-producing] isoform X1 encodes the protein MASPFRSDILKGKVTLITGGGSGIGFEIATQFGLHGASIAIMGRRKQVLDSAVAALRSLGIWAFGFEGDVRKQEDASSVVESTFNNLGSLDILVNAAAGNFLVSAEDLSPNGFRTVMDIDSVGTFTMCHQALKYLKKGGPGRNSLTGGTIINISATLHYTAAWYQIHVSAAKAAVDAITRNLALEWGADHDIRVNGIAPGPIQGTPGLSKLAPEEINSKIREDMPLYRIGEKWDIAMAALYLSSDAGKYVNGTTIIADGGMWLSSPRRLPKDAVKQLSRVVEKRSRNSPVGAPKSKL
- the LOC103489636 gene encoding peroxisomal 2,4-dienoyl-CoA reductase [(3E)-enoyl-CoA-producing] isoform X2, whose translation is MASPFRSDILKGKVTLITGGGSGIGFEIATQFGLHGASIAIMGRRKQVLDSAVAALRSLGIWAFGFEGDVRKQEDASSVVESTFNNLGSLDILVNAAAGNFLVSAEDLSPNGFRTVMDIDSVGTFTMCHQALKYLKKGGPGRNSLTGGTIINISATLHYTAAWYQIHVSAAKAAVDAITRNLALEWGADHDIRVNGIAPGPIQGTPGLSKLAPEEINSKIREDMPLYRIGEKWDIAMAALYLSSDAGSKTLWSRLLELQKVNL